GCTCTCGCGCCCGGCGACGAGGAGCGCGAGCGCCTGCAGGGAGAGCGCCTGCGCGGTCTGGGCGGCGTTCTCCTCCATGCCCTCCGGCATGCCCCCCGACCCGCCGGAGGCGAGCGAGAGCGGAGCCGCGGCGAGCGCGAGGGCCGTCAGCAGGGTGAGGAGCCGCACCATCATGCCCCGATGTGCGAGACGGGGACGCTGATGAAGGCGAAGACGGTCAGGCCTGCCCAGGCGAGGATCGCGAGCCCGGCGAGCGCCATCCAGGGGCGCCGCCGGCGCGGATCGCGCTCGTCGTCGCGGTCGACGAACGGCAGCGCCACGAGGCCGGCGACCAGCAGCGCGGGGGCGACGACCAGCGCCTTGAGCCCGAACCAGTCCTCGAACGGGTAGAGCCAGAGGAAGTACCAGGGCGGCTTCGTGATCTCGATCCCGTCCACGCCCTCCGGGCCGATCCCGGTCGGGCGCAGCGCCGACAGCAGGAGCGCGAGGCCGAGCACGATCAGCGTCCAGTAGAGGATGCGGGCGAGGTGGCTCGTGAACCGGAGCGTCGGCTCGGCGGCTTCGCGCCGGGCGACCTCCTCCGGCGTCCCGATCGGGAGCGGCGAGATCTTCTGCTTCTTGACGAGCAGCAGGTGCACTCCGACGAGACCGGCGAGCGTCAGCGGCAGGATGCTGATGTGGGCGATGTAGGTGCGCGTCAGCAGCGACACCGTGTCGGTGAAGGTGTTCGAGAACCAGAAGCCCGCGAAGCCGAGCAGCTTCGAGAGCTCGATGTTGTGGCCGTAGGCCTCGAGCGCCTCCTGATCCCACTTCAGGATCGTCCCGGTGAAGAGCAGGCCGCCGGCGAGCAGGAAGAGAACGACGCCGGTCAGCCACACGCCCTCGCGCGCTTCTTGTAGGCCGCCGTCGCGAACGTGCGCAGCAGATGCAGGGTCAACGTCACCATGAAGATGCCGGCGATCCAGAAGTGGAGGCTGCGCACGATCGACGCGAACGACTCCTGGCTGAGCTGGACCACGCTGGCGTGCGCCCCCTGGGGCGTCGGGTCGTACAGCTGGGCGAGATAGACGCCCGTCGCGACGAGCAGGAGGAAGGAGCCGAGCGTGATGCCGCCGAGCGTGTAGGCGAGCCGATTCGCGTGGGCCGGCACCGGGTAGGCGAGGGCCGAGAGCCCGAAGCGGTCGTCGAGCCAGAGGCCGAGGCGGCGCAGCCTGCCCTCGGGTTGAGGGATGGCCTCCGGTATCGCTGTCATGCGGGCCAAGCTACCACCCGCGTTTCTGGTCGTCCCCGGCCGATCCTACGCATTGCGCTGCGGCAAAGTACGGAACTGGCAGACCGCCGCCGCGCATTCACCGAAGCGGCAGATCGGCTTCACCGGTCCTTCAAGCGCCCGCGCCAGCGTGAGGGAGAGCGAGCGAAAGGAACGGCGATGCTGCTCTCGACGATCCGAAGGCTACCCCGACCTGCCCGGCGCGTGCGCGTTAGACCGAGACCCTGCGCTGCCGGCGTGCCCGGCTTCCCGCCCCCGCTGCTCCCGTGCCGGACGAGCGGTCGCGGTGAAGCTCAGCGCCCCACAGCATGCCGCCGATCCGCGAGGTCGTCGTCGATCTGCCGGCCGAGCGAGCCGGCCTCTGCCCGCTCTGAGCCTTCTGGTTCCACCAGCCGCAGGCGCTCGTGCGCGCCTGGGGGCCGAGCCGGGCGGCGGACCGCCGCTTCGCCCGTGTCGTGCACCCTCGACGATCAGGGTCTGAGCAGGAGTGTGAGGTAGAGGTGTTCGATTGCCTCGACCATTTGCTTCTCGGTGCAGAAGGAGGTGGAGCGCTGGTGTGCTGCGCGCCCGAGGTGGGTTCGTAGCTCGGTGTCGCCGAGCAGCCGGCTGATCGCGTGGGCGAGTCCTTCCTTGTCGCCGGCGGGGACAAGGATCCCGGATTGGCCGTCGCGGATGAGGTCTGCTGGGCCGGCTGTGCTGGTTGCGATGACCGGGAGGCCGGCTGTCATGGCTTGAGCGAGCGCTCGGCCCATGCCTTCGTTGAGTGAGGGCTGGATGTAGAGGTCGAATCCTGCGAGCAGGGCTGCGGCGTCGTCTCGGAGGCCGAGGAAGCGGACGGCGGTTTCGATGCCGAGGTCGCGGGCCTGTGCTTGGAGTTGGGTGCGTGCTGGCCCGTCTCCGACGAGGATGAGGCGGGCGGATGGCTGGTGTTGGGCGGCGGCGGCGAAGGCGGGGAGGAGTATGTGCTGTCCCTTCACCTTGGCCAGGCGTCCGATGCAACCGACGAGGATCTCGTCGCCTGCGGCGCCGAGGGATCGGCGGGCGGCGGCACGGTCGCCCGCGAGGTGGCTGGGGAGACCGCTCGGGATGGTGAAGAAGCGTTCGGGCTTTCCGATGCCGCGCTGCAGTTGGTCGGCTCTGCAGGTTTCCGAGATCGCGATCAGGGCGTCGCTGCCGTGGGCGCAGGCTCGCTCGACGGCGAGGTAGAGCCGGCTCGTGCGGGGCCCGAAGTAGCCGGTGAAGATATGCCCGTGGGGGGTGTGGACGATCGCTGGCGTGCGTGCGAGTTGGGCGGCGAGGCGGCCGAGGACGCCGGCCTTGGAGGTGTGGGTGTGCACGACGTCGAAGCGGCCGGCGCGGATCAGGCGGTAGAGGCGGGCGAGTGCGACGAGGTCGCTGCGGGGGCTCGGCTCCCGGACGAGTTGGGGGATGACGAGCGGCGAGAGGCCGCGGTCGCGTGCGCGTTCGAGCAGCGATCCCTCGGGTCCGTGGGAGGGGCCGGTTACGAGCACGGTCTCGTGCCCTCGTTCCTTGAGCCCGGCGACGGTGGCCAGGGTGTTTTCCTGTGCTCCTCCTACCACCAGCCGGGTGATGACGTGTAGGACGCGCAGCCGTCTCATCTCGACAGATCCTCGAGCACAGCCTCGAGCGCATCGACTGCGGCCTTGCATGTGTAGCGGGCGAGGACGTGGCGGCGTGCCCGCTCGCGCAGGTCTCCCGGGGCGGAGTCGAGGGCGCGGACGATCGTGGTGGCGAGCGCCCCGGGGGTGGTGTCGTCGGCTAGGAGAGCGGGGTCGAGCGGCGTGAGGATCTCCGGGGTCGCGCCGACGGGCGTGCCGACCACTGGCGTTCCGCAGGCGAGCGCTTCGACGGTGACGAGGCCGAATCCCTCGAGCGCGCGGGATGGCAGGACTGCCAGGTCGGCGGCGCGGTAGTAGTCGGGCAGCAGCTGTTCGGGGACGAATCCCGCGAAGGCGATGCGGCTGTCGAGTCCGAGGTGTTTGGCTGTTTGTTCGAGGTTCGTTCGTAGTGGCCCGTCGCCTGCGATGATGAGGCGGGCTTGGGGGAAGGCTTCGAGGATGCTCGGCATGGCTGCGAGCAGGTTGTCGACACCCATTCTTGGGACGAGGTTGCGCACGGTTAGGAGCAGGGGTCCGTCGGTGGGAAGCGCCAGCCGTGCTCGCGCGGCCGCACGATCGCCGCTGGGTGAGAAGCGCGCGGTGTCGACGCCGCCCGGTATGACGCGGACCGCGGCGGGGCTGAGCCCGTGCAGGGCGTGCAGCTTGGCGGCGGAGTAGGAGGAGAGGACGAGGACGAGATCGCTTGCGCGTAGGCAGGCGCGTTCGGCCAGTTGGCGGAGTCTGACGCTGGCGGCGCGCGGGGAGGGGTGGCGGGTTGCGTGCTCTTCGGGCCAGGCGGAGTGGAACATGTAGAGGGTCGGGATGCCGAGCCGCTTGGCGGCGGTGAGGGCGCCGAGCGCGCAGGCGGGCTGGTGGCCGATTACCACGTCGGGCCGAAGCGCGTGGACGGCGGCGGCGGCGCGAAGCGGCGTTTTCGGGTTGCGCCCGATGCGCAGGATCTGGACGCCGGACTGTGCGCCAGCGGGTCCCGCGGCGCCCGAGCAGACGACCACCTGGTGGCCGCGGGCGGCGAGGCCGGCCGCGTGGATCGCGAGCAGCCGCTCGGCGCCGCCGATCACGGCCAGCGGGTCGACGTCGGCGGCGAGCAGGATTCGCAGCTAGATCAGCTCCTGGAGGCGGTCGGGAGCGGAGGTGTCGCTGAAGAGCCGGTACCAGGCTTGGAACATGAGCAGCGCCCAGAGATGTTGGGAGCGGTCGCGCCGGCCGGAGGCGTGCTCGGCGAGCAGCCGGGCGACCGCCTCGGGTTTGAACAGCCCCGCGGGCTGCAACCGCTCGGGCGCGAGCAGACTCTTGACGTCGTCGGCGAGCGGGCCGCGGAGCCAGAGGTCGGTCGGGACGGAGAAGCCGCGCTTGCCGCGCCGCAGGATCGACGCCGGCAGCAGGCCCGCCATCGCCTGGCGGAGCGCCACCTTTCCCTGCAGCCCGCGGACGCGCGCTCCGAGCGGCAGGTTGAGCGCCCAGCCGGCGAGCTCGCTGTCGCAGAGCGGCACCCGCGCCTCCAGTCCCCACGCCATCGTGGTCGCGTCGGCGACGGCGAGCGGGTCGTGCGGAAGGTAGGTCTGCAGATCGACGAGTTGCGCGCGGGCGACGAAGGGGCCATGCGGGAACGCGCGGAAGAAGCGTTCGCCCCAGGCCAGCGAGTCGACTCCGTCTGGGCTGGTCAGGAGGTCGGCCTTCTCGGACGCGGTGAAGGCCGCGTTCCAGGCAAGGTACCGGCGCTCGAGGGGAGCGTCCGTCTCTGCGAGAAACTTCCTTGCCAGGCGGACGAGGTCCTGCGCGCGTGAGCGGCCGGAGGCAGGCAGGTGCGCCATGAGGAGCGAGACGGCGTGGGCGAGCGGCGGGGATCCGAGAGGGCCGGCGGCCCGGATCAGCCGCTCGGCCTGGTAGCGGCGGTAGCCGGCGAAGAGCTCGTCGCCGCCGATCCCGGTGAGGACGACGGCAACCTGCCGGCGCGCCTCGCGCGCGAGCGCGAAGGAGGCGAGCGCGGTCGCGTCGCCGAGCGGCTCGTCGAGCTGCCAGGCGCACGCCGGCAGGAGCCGGCTCGTCTCGGCGGGGCCCAGGGTCGTCTCGTGGTGGTGGCAGTCGAAGTGGTTGGCGACGGTTTTGGCGGCGGCGCGTTCGTCGTAGCTGCCGGCGTTGTGGAAGCCGACGGTGAAGGTTTTCACCGGGTGGGGGGAGGCTTCGGCCATGAGCGCGACGATCGTGGAGGAGTCGAGGCCGCCGGAGAGGAAGGCGCCGACCGGCACGTCGGCGACCATGTGGGCGCGCACCGTCTCGCGTAGGCGCTCGCGTAGCTCGGCGGCGGCCTCCTCGAGCGTGAGCGGGGCGCCCTCACCGGGCGGCGGCGGCTGCCACCAGCGGGTCTGCTCGAGGCGCCCGTGCTGGAAGCCGAGCAGGCTGCCCGGCTCGAGCTTGCTCGCCGCGGCCAGGATCGTGCGCGGGGCCGGCACATACAGGTAGGTGAGGTAGTCGGAAAGGGCGACCGGGTCGAGGTCGCGGCCGAGGCCGGGCAGGCGCTGCAGCGCCTTCAGCTCGCTCGCGAAGGCCAGCCCGCCCGGGATACGGGCATGGTAGAGCGGCTTGACCCCGAAGCGGTCGCGGGCAAGCAGCAGCCGCCCCCGCTGCGCGTCCCAGAGGGCGAAGGCGAACATGCCGCGCAGCCGGGCGAGCATCGCGTCCCCCTCGGCCTCGTAGAGGTGGCAGAGCACCTCGCCGTCGGTGCGA
This window of the Gaiella occulta genome carries:
- a CDS encoding glycosyltransferase family 4 protein — translated: MRRLRVLHVITRLVVGGAQENTLATVAGLKERGHETVLVTGPSHGPEGSLLERARDRGLSPLVIPQLVREPSPRSDLVALARLYRLIRAGRFDVVHTHTSKAGVLGRLAAQLARTPAIVHTPHGHIFTGYFGPRTSRLYLAVERACAHGSDALIAISETCRADQLQRGIGKPERFFTIPSGLPSHLAGDRAAARRSLGAAGDEILVGCIGRLAKVKGQHILLPAFAAAAQHQPSARLILVGDGPARTQLQAQARDLGIETAVRFLGLRDDAAALLAGFDLYIQPSLNEGMGRALAQAMTAGLPVIATSTAGPADLIRDGQSGILVPAGDKEGLAHAISRLLGDTELRTHLGRAAHQRSTSFCTEKQMVEAIEHLYLTLLLRP
- a CDS encoding glycosyltransferase family 4 protein, with product MIGGAERLLAIHAAGLAARGHQVVVCSGAAGPAGAQSGVQILRIGRNPKTPLRAAAAVHALRPDVVIGHQPACALGALTAAKRLGIPTLYMFHSAWPEEHATRHPSPRAASVRLRQLAERACLRASDLVLVLSSYSAAKLHALHGLSPAAVRVIPGGVDTARFSPSGDRAAARARLALPTDGPLLLTVRNLVPRMGVDNLLAAMPSILEAFPQARLIIAGDGPLRTNLEQTAKHLGLDSRIAFAGFVPEQLLPDYYRAADLAVLPSRALEGFGLVTVEALACGTPVVGTPVGATPEILTPLDPALLADDTTPGALATTIVRALDSAPGDLRERARRHVLARYTCKAAVDALEAVLEDLSR
- the asnB gene encoding asparagine synthase (glutamine-hydrolyzing) — protein: MCGLAGVVLADREGRVERAWLEAMAAALAHRGPDGEAIWVAPGVGLASRRLAVIDPAGGGQPLANEDGSIVCVYNGEIYNFAGLRAELERAGHRFRSRTDGEVLCHLYEAEGDAMLARLRGMFAFALWDAQRGRLLLARDRFGVKPLYHARIPGGLAFASELKALQRLPGLGRDLDPVALSDYLTYLYVPAPRTILAAASKLEPGSLLGFQHGRLEQTRWWQPPPPGEGAPLTLEEAAAELRERLRETVRAHMVADVPVGAFLSGGLDSSTIVALMAEASPHPVKTFTVGFHNAGSYDERAAAKTVANHFDCHHHETTLGPAETSRLLPACAWQLDEPLGDATALASFALAREARRQVAVVLTGIGGDELFAGYRRYQAERLIRAAGPLGSPPLAHAVSLLMAHLPASGRSRAQDLVRLARKFLAETDAPLERRYLAWNAAFTASEKADLLTSPDGVDSLAWGERFFRAFPHGPFVARAQLVDLQTYLPHDPLAVADATTMAWGLEARVPLCDSELAGWALNLPLGARVRGLQGKVALRQAMAGLLPASILRRGKRGFSVPTDLWLRGPLADDVKSLLAPERLQPAGLFKPEAVARLLAEHASGRRDRSQHLWALLMFQAWYRLFSDTSAPDRLQELI